One Oncorhynchus keta strain PuntledgeMale-10-30-2019 chromosome 22, Oket_V2, whole genome shotgun sequence DNA window includes the following coding sequences:
- the fgd4a gene encoding FYVE, RhoGEF and PH domain-containing protein 4a isoform X2 encodes MEERRGGAMMAKSREKPSKVLNLINHFEENSQSETKEGSPLKQLSKSPLCSPAHRVNQRQSESEQQDNNSVDSGSVPRTQRDAHKQATNGMLTQMDRDGDRESGSPLRKDTALENGDMGDGSMGVTPLLHTQRPILGRTVDLQEETPNVNKGSKEEGIVEEKVPETNEQKLYKIATELLKTERAYVTRLNLLDQVFCAKLTEEALKGTFPVDVVKNIFSNISSINTFHNQFLLPDLEKRMGEWESTPRLGDILQNLTPFLKMYAEYVKNFDNAMELLKQWTDRSPQFKAIIQDIQSQEACGSLTLQHHMLEPVQRVPRYEMLLKDYLKKLPQDDPDRRDAEKSLDIIAMAATHSNSAIRKSENLKKLLEIYEMLGEEEDIVNASNEFIKEGHILKLAARNTSAMERYLFLFNNMLLYCVPKFSLGGAKYTVRTRIGIEGMKVLETINEDYPHTFQVSGKERTLELQASSEQDKDNWIKAFQETIEIFHQKNETFKSASKDVEEVSTAELGKRAPRWIRDKEVTMCMKCKEPFNALTRRRHHCRACGYVVCWKCSDNKVALEYDSNKINKVCKDCYSILTGEEKAEGKKKGILEIEAAQFSGSSIICGFLQHCEKNKPWGKVWCVIPEKEALVLYLYGAPQDVKAQSSIPLLGYSVEDSPRPADPPASFRLSQSKSVHSFVAESEELKQRWLKVIRVAVTGEVPESQMPNDATANATDTQETSSDST; translated from the exons CCAGTCAGAAACCAAGGAGGGCTCACCACTCAAGCAGCTCAGCAAGTCGCCCCTCTGCAGTCCGGCTCACCGGGTCAACCAGAGACAGTCAGAGTCCGAGCAGCAGGACAACAACTCGGTGGATTCAGGCTCTGTCCCGAGAACGCAGCGGGATGCCCACAAACAGGCAACTAACGGGATGCTAACCCAAatggacagagacggggacagggagagtGGGTCCCCCCTGAGAAAAGACACTGCCCTGGAGAATGGGGACATGGGGGACGGGAGCATGGGCGTCACTCCCCTCCTTCACACACAAAGACCCATACTGGGGAGGACAGTGGACCTACAGGAGGAGACCCCCAACGTAAACAAAGGAAGCAAGGAGGAGGGCattgtggaggagaaggtaccg GAGACCAATGAACAAAAGCTGTACAAGATCGCTACTGAGCTCCTGAAGACAGAGAGGGCCTACGTCACGCGGCTCAACTTGCTGGACCAG GTGTTCTGTGCCAAGCTGACGGAGGAAGCTCTAAAGGGCACATTCCCAGTGGACGTGGTGAAGAACATCTTCTCCAACATCTCCTCCATCAACACCTTCCACAACCAGTTCCTCCTGCCTGACCTGGAGAAACGCATGGGAGAATG ggAGTCTACCCCTCGCTTAGGAGACATCCTGCAGAATCTCACACCCTTCCTGAAGATGTACGCTGAGTATGTGAAGAACTTTGACAATGCAATGGAGCTGCTGAAACAGTGGACGGACCGCTCGCCACAGTTCAAAGCCATCATCCAGGACATACAG AGCCAGGAGGCGTGTGGCAGTCTGACGCTCCAACACCACATGTTGGAGCCGGTACAGAGAGTTCCCCGCTACGAGATGCTGCTCAAAGACTACCTGAAGAAACTGCCTCAGGACGACCCCGACCGCCGAGATGCAGAGA AGTCATTGGACATCATCGCCATGGCAGCCACACACTCCAACAGTGCCATTCGAAAATCT GAGAATCTGAAGAAGCTGCTGGAGATCTATGAGAtgctgggggaggaggaggacatcGTCAACGCCTCCAATGAGTTCATCAAGGAGGGACACATCCTGAAGCTGGCTGCCAGGAACACCTCGGCTATGGAGAGATACCTCTTCCTG TTCAACAACATGCTGTTGTACTGCGTGCCCAAATTCAGCCTGGGAGGGGCCAAGTACACGGTGCGCACCCGCATCGGCATCGAGGGCATGAAGGTGCTGGAGACCATCAACGAAGACTACCCTCACACCTTCCAGGTGTCTGGCAAGGAGAGGACTCTGGAGCTGCAAGCCAG CTCCGAACAAGACAAGGACAACTGGATAAAG GCTTTCCAGGAAACCATTGAGATCTTCCATCAGAAGAACGAGACGTTCAAGTCCGCCTCCAAAGACGTGGAGGAAGTGTCA ACGGCAGAGCTGGGGAAACGTGCTCCTCGCTGGATTCGGGACAAGGAGGTGACAATGTGTATGAAGTGTAAAGAGCCCTTCAATGCGTTGACACGACGGAGACACCACTGTCGCGCCTGCGGATAT GTTGTGTGTTGGAAGTGCTCAGACAATAAAGTGGCCCTGGAGTACGACAGCAACAAGATTAACAAGGTGTGTAAGGACTGCTACTCCAtcctgactggagaggagaaggcagAGGGCAAGAAGAAGGGCATTCTGGAG ATCGAGGCGGCTCAGTTCTCCGGAAGCAGTATCATTTGTGGCTTCCTGCAGCACTGTGAGAAGAACAAGCCCTGGGGGAAGGTGTGGTGCGTCATCCCAGAGAAGGAGGCATTGGTTCTCTACCTCTACGGAGCCCCACAG gaTGTGAAGGCCCAGTCCTCTATCCCTCTGCTGGGCTACTCTGTGGAGGACAGCCCCCGGCCTGCTGACCCTCCAGCCAGCTTCCGTCTGTCCCAGTCAAAGTCTGTCCACAGCTTCGTGGCCGAAAGCGAAGAGCTGAAACAGCGCTGGCTCAAGGTGATCCGGGTGGCTGTGACTGGGGAGGTGCCAGAGTCCCAGATGCCCAACGATGCCACTGCTAACGCCACGGACACCCAAGAGACAAGCTCAGACAGCACCTAA
- the fgd4a gene encoding FYVE, RhoGEF and PH domain-containing protein 4a isoform X7 produces the protein MLTQMDRDGDRESGSPLRKDTALENGDMGDGSMGVTPLLHTQRPILGRTVDLQEETPNVNKGSKEEGIVEEKVPETNEQKLYKIATELLKTERAYVTRLNLLDQVFCAKLTEEALKGTFPVDVVKNIFSNISSINTFHNQFLLPDLEKRMGEWESTPRLGDILQNLTPFLKMYAEYVKNFDNAMELLKQWTDRSPQFKAIIQDIQSQEACGSLTLQHHMLEPVQRVPRYEMLLKDYLKKLPQDDPDRRDAEKSLDIIAMAATHSNSAIRKSENLKKLLEIYEMLGEEEDIVNASNEFIKEGHILKLAARNTSAMERYLFLFNNMLLYCVPKFSLGGAKYTVRTRIGIEGMKVLETINEDYPHTFQVSGKERTLELQASSEQDKDNWIKAFQETIEIFHQKNETFKSASKDVEEVSTAELGKRAPRWIRDKEVTMCMKCKEPFNALTRRRHHCRACGYVVCWKCSDNKVALEYDSNKINKVCKDCYSILTGEEKAEGKKKGILEIEAAQFSGSSIICGFLQHCEKNKPWGKVWCVIPEKEALVLYLYGAPQDVKAQSSIPLLGYSVEDSPRPADPPASFRLSQSKSVHSFVAESEELKQRWLKVIRVAVTGEVPESQMPNDATANATDTQETSSDST, from the exons ATGCTAACCCAAatggacagagacggggacagggagagtGGGTCCCCCCTGAGAAAAGACACTGCCCTGGAGAATGGGGACATGGGGGACGGGAGCATGGGCGTCACTCCCCTCCTTCACACACAAAGACCCATACTGGGGAGGACAGTGGACCTACAGGAGGAGACCCCCAACGTAAACAAAGGAAGCAAGGAGGAGGGCattgtggaggagaaggtaccg GAGACCAATGAACAAAAGCTGTACAAGATCGCTACTGAGCTCCTGAAGACAGAGAGGGCCTACGTCACGCGGCTCAACTTGCTGGACCAG GTGTTCTGTGCCAAGCTGACGGAGGAAGCTCTAAAGGGCACATTCCCAGTGGACGTGGTGAAGAACATCTTCTCCAACATCTCCTCCATCAACACCTTCCACAACCAGTTCCTCCTGCCTGACCTGGAGAAACGCATGGGAGAATG ggAGTCTACCCCTCGCTTAGGAGACATCCTGCAGAATCTCACACCCTTCCTGAAGATGTACGCTGAGTATGTGAAGAACTTTGACAATGCAATGGAGCTGCTGAAACAGTGGACGGACCGCTCGCCACAGTTCAAAGCCATCATCCAGGACATACAG AGCCAGGAGGCGTGTGGCAGTCTGACGCTCCAACACCACATGTTGGAGCCGGTACAGAGAGTTCCCCGCTACGAGATGCTGCTCAAAGACTACCTGAAGAAACTGCCTCAGGACGACCCCGACCGCCGAGATGCAGAGA AGTCATTGGACATCATCGCCATGGCAGCCACACACTCCAACAGTGCCATTCGAAAATCT GAGAATCTGAAGAAGCTGCTGGAGATCTATGAGAtgctgggggaggaggaggacatcGTCAACGCCTCCAATGAGTTCATCAAGGAGGGACACATCCTGAAGCTGGCTGCCAGGAACACCTCGGCTATGGAGAGATACCTCTTCCTG TTCAACAACATGCTGTTGTACTGCGTGCCCAAATTCAGCCTGGGAGGGGCCAAGTACACGGTGCGCACCCGCATCGGCATCGAGGGCATGAAGGTGCTGGAGACCATCAACGAAGACTACCCTCACACCTTCCAGGTGTCTGGCAAGGAGAGGACTCTGGAGCTGCAAGCCAG CTCCGAACAAGACAAGGACAACTGGATAAAG GCTTTCCAGGAAACCATTGAGATCTTCCATCAGAAGAACGAGACGTTCAAGTCCGCCTCCAAAGACGTGGAGGAAGTGTCA ACGGCAGAGCTGGGGAAACGTGCTCCTCGCTGGATTCGGGACAAGGAGGTGACAATGTGTATGAAGTGTAAAGAGCCCTTCAATGCGTTGACACGACGGAGACACCACTGTCGCGCCTGCGGATAT GTTGTGTGTTGGAAGTGCTCAGACAATAAAGTGGCCCTGGAGTACGACAGCAACAAGATTAACAAGGTGTGTAAGGACTGCTACTCCAtcctgactggagaggagaaggcagAGGGCAAGAAGAAGGGCATTCTGGAG ATCGAGGCGGCTCAGTTCTCCGGAAGCAGTATCATTTGTGGCTTCCTGCAGCACTGTGAGAAGAACAAGCCCTGGGGGAAGGTGTGGTGCGTCATCCCAGAGAAGGAGGCATTGGTTCTCTACCTCTACGGAGCCCCACAG gaTGTGAAGGCCCAGTCCTCTATCCCTCTGCTGGGCTACTCTGTGGAGGACAGCCCCCGGCCTGCTGACCCTCCAGCCAGCTTCCGTCTGTCCCAGTCAAAGTCTGTCCACAGCTTCGTGGCCGAAAGCGAAGAGCTGAAACAGCGCTGGCTCAAGGTGATCCGGGTGGCTGTGACTGGGGAGGTGCCAGAGTCCCAGATGCCCAACGATGCCACTGCTAACGCCACGGACACCCAAGAGACAAGCTCAGACAGCACCTAA